In the Apteryx mantelli isolate bAptMan1 chromosome 1, bAptMan1.hap1, whole genome shotgun sequence genome, one interval contains:
- the PMCH gene encoding pro-MCH, which yields MCISSYMLILCLFSQGFLISVSKSLQKVEDKDMLLNTFSLGRTLRNGDRRENRGATPLLKHYKTEDSSFLDEEEDRNSKFFDMGSRLDFLNQGMAINLGAKQLPYLALKEAMAFPADTEIQNIESVQERRDTGDEENSAKFPIGRRDFDMLRCMLGRVYRPCWQI from the exons ATGTGTATCTCATCATACATGTTAATACTCTGTCTTTTTTCTCAAGGTTTTCTAATCTCAGTGTCAAAATCTCTGCAAAAGGTAGAAGATAAAGATATGTTGCTGAACACATTTAGTCTAGGAAGAACTCTTCGAAATGGAGAtagaagagaaaacagaggagCTACACCTTTGCTCAAGCATTATAAGACTGAAGACAGTAGCTTTTTGGATGAAGAGGAAGACAGAAACTCAAAGTTCTTT gacATGGGCTCCAGACTTGATTTCCTAAACCAAGGCATGGCAATCAACTTAGGTGCAAAGCAGCTACCTTATCTTGCACTGAAGGAAGCCATGGCTTTTCCAGCTGACACTGAAATTCAGAATATTGAATCAGTACAGGAAAGAAGAGATACTGGGGATGAAGAAAATTCAGCTAAATTCCCTATAGGAAGAAGAGATTTTGACA tgctCAGGTGTATGTTGGGAAGAGTCTATCGACCTTGTTGGCAAATCTGA